The genomic window CCGAGCACCGCGCGCGCCAGTCCGCCCTCGGGGGCCGCGGACGCATCGGCCGGTGCGGGCGCGTACATTACCCGCAGCACACCCAGGTAGTAGTAGAGCGACGCGGCGCTGTTCAGGATGCCGACGACGGCAAGCCAGCCGAACCCGCTCTGCAGGGCGGCGCCGAACAGGCTGAGTTTCCCCCAGAACAACGCGGTCGGCGGCACGCCTGAGAGCGACAGCATGAACACGACCATGGCGAGCCCCGACAGCGGCGCGCGCCGGGCGAACCCAGCGTAGTCGGCGATCGCGTCCGAGCCGAGCGCGCGTTCGGCCGCGATCACGACGGCGAACGCGCCGACGTTCGTGAACACGTACGCCAACAGGTAGTACAGCACCGCCGCGACGCCGGACCCGACGGCCGTCGGTGACGCGACCAGCGCGACGACGCCGATCATCATGTAGCCGGCGTGCGCGATCGAGCTGTACGCGAGCATGCGCTTGATGTTCTGCTGGGACAGCGCGAGCAGGTTGCCCACGCTCATCGTCACCGCGGCGAGCGCCGCGAGGATCGGGACCCACGCTCCGGGGGGCAGGGCGACGTAGAACACCCGCAGCAGCGCGGCGAACGCGGCGGCCTTGCTGCCGACCGACAGAAACGCGGTGATCGGCGTCGGCGCGCCCTCATAGACGTCCGGTGTCCACTGGTGGAAGGGCACGAGCGATGTTTTGAAGCCGAGCCCCGCCAGGATCAGCACCGCGGCGACGACGACGAACGGCGCGGGCATCTCGGCGATCCGGGGGGCGAGCCGGTACAGGTTCGTGCTGCCGCCCGCCCCGTACAAGTACGAGAAGCCGTACAGCATGATCGCCGACGCCGCCGCGCCGAAGAAGAAGTACTTCACCCCCGCCTCGCTGCTCTTGCGGTCGCCCTTCAGCGAACCCGCGAGCACGTAGGAGACGAGCGACACGAACTCGATCGCGAGAAACAGCAGGATCAGATCGGCGGCCGCGGCCATCGCCACGAGCCCCAGCACCATGAAGACCGTGAGCACGTACACTTCGCCCTCGTGCGGCTGGCGCCGGTCCCGGAAGAACGCCATCGCCGCGAGCAGCACGAGCAGCCCGCTCGCCTCGGCGACGATCTTGAAGAACGCCGCGAACGCGTCGATCGCGTACGTGCCGCCGAAGACGAGGCGCGGCGCGACGCCGAGCAGCGCGAAGGACGGCACCAGGGCGACGGCGAGGCCCGCGACGCCAATCCACCCGACGAGTCGCTTGGCCTCGGGGCCGGTGAACAGCTCGATGACGAGCAGTCCGAGCCCGAGCAGCCCGAGCAGCAGCTCCGGGGTGATCAGCCGAAGATCCACGCGCGTCCTCCGCCCATCATCGGACCAGGCTCAAGATGTTGGTCATCGCGAGGTTGATCATCGCCACAAGCGGCCCGGGGTAGATGCCAAACAGCACCATCAGCGCGCACAGCGGCGCCACCGCCCACCGCTCCCGGCCGTCCAGATCCGGCAGCGCCGCCCACCGCGTGTTGAGCGGTCCGAAGAACAGCCGGTACACCGCCCACAGGAAGTACGCGACCGTCAGCACCACCCCGACGAGGGCGAGTACCGTCAGCGCCGGGTAGATCTGGTACGCCCCGAGAAAAATGAGAAACTCGGCGACAAACCCCATCAGCCCCGGAAGCCCGAGCGACGCCAGGATCGCGAGCAGCGCGACCCCAGAGAACACCGGCATCCGCGCCCACAGCCCGCCGAACTCCGTGAGATTGCGTGTGCCCGCCTCGCCGTCCGCGAGGACCCCCGCAACCAGGAACAACGCGCCGGTGATCACGCCGTGTGCCAGCATCTGCAGCGTGGCGCCGCTCAGCGCCTTCGTCGCCGCGTCCGTGAGCGGTCCGCCGCCGCCGGCGGCCGCCGCCGCGGCCACCCCGAGCATCACGTAGCCAAGATGCCCCACGCTGCTGTACGCGATCAGACGTTTGAAGTCGGTTTGCGCCA from bacterium includes these protein-coding regions:
- a CDS encoding NADH-quinone oxidoreductase subunit N, whose amino-acid sequence is MDLRLITPELLLGLLGLGLLVIELFTGPEAKRLVGWIGVAGLAVALVPSFALLGVAPRLVFGGTYAIDAFAAFFKIVAEASGLLVLLAAMAFFRDRRQPHEGEVYVLTVFMVLGLVAMAAAADLILLFLAIEFVSLVSYVLAGSLKGDRKSSEAGVKYFFFGAAASAIMLYGFSYLYGAGGSTNLYRLAPRIAEMPAPFVVVAAVLILAGLGFKTSLVPFHQWTPDVYEGAPTPITAFLSVGSKAAAFAALLRVFYVALPPGAWVPILAALAAVTMSVGNLLALSQQNIKRMLAYSSIAHAGYMMIGVVALVASPTAVGSGVAAVLYYLLAYVFTNVGAFAVVIAAERALGSDAIADYAGFARRAPLSGLAMVVFMLSLSGVPPTALFWGKLSLFGAALQSGFGWLAVVGILNSAASLYYYLGVLRVMYAPAPADASAAPEGGLARAVLGVTAAATLLLGVFPEPFIRLVQRASMLLRV